In Silene latifolia isolate original U9 population chromosome X, ASM4854445v1, whole genome shotgun sequence, the following proteins share a genomic window:
- the LOC141620983 gene encoding primary amine oxidase 1, with product MNFIRKILILLFVALKCCHTQTFQHPLDPLSPNEVNEIRAIIKKSNIKFLKNVTYHFVDLDEPDKDDVLEFLSSRGKPKSVFPRLAKVVVRGGGETYEVVVDLIKKLIVSDRVYNGHGYPPLTFEELLQASLLTQKYPKFLESISRRGLNASEISCMPLTIGWFGEIVTKRAVKITCFYRNGTTNIYARPINGLSILFDLESQKVARFMDRYQTPLPKAQGTEFQPSRLKPGPIFPNVTNSKLTIRNNMVTWGNWKFHVGFNSRAGVIISTASIYDVKEKIDRRVLYRGHVSETFVPYMDPTEDWYYRTFMDLGEFGFGKSADTLAPLVDCPGNAEFMDGYLVDALGQPQLLPRAICIFERYSGDVAWKHTEIGVPGRVIRRGEPEVTLVVRLVATVGNYDYILDWEFRQSGSITVGVGLTGVLEMKATSYTSVNQVDEEIYGTMVAKNTIAINHDHFVTYYLDLDVDGGTNSFMQAKLESTRVKGLHTPRKSYWRVKQEIAKREAEARIRLGLEPSELMVVNPNKKTNVGNYVGYRLVTGQSGYSLLADNDYPEKRAAYTKYQVWVTPYRKSERWAGGFYADQSHGDDGLAVWARRNRKIENEDIVVWYTMGFHHVPCQEDFPIMSTLHNSFELRPTNFFDKNQIAYKS from the exons ATGAATTTCATCCGAAAAATTCTTATTTTGTtatttgttgcattaaaatgTTGTCATACTCAAACTTTCCAACATCCTTTAGACCCTTTAAGCCCTAATGAAGTTAACGAAATTAGGGCTATAATTAAAAAATCAAACATCAAATTTCTAAAAAATGTGACATATCACTTTGTTGATCTCGACGAGCCAGATAAAGACGATGTTTTAGAGTTTTTATCGTCTAGGGGGAAACCAAAATCGGTTTTTCCCCGTCTAGCTAAGGTGGTGGTCCGAGGTGGTGGTGAGACGTATGAAGTCGTGGTCGATTTGATAAAAAAATTAATTGTATCGGACCGTGTTTATAACGGTCACGGTTACCCACCTCTAACATTTGAAGAATTACTCCAAGCAAGCCTTCTTACACAAAAATATCCGAAATTTTTGGAGTCGATTTCAAGACGAGGCCTTAACGCATCAGAAATTTCATGCATGCCCTTAACGATAGGTTGGTTCGGAGAAATCGTCACTAAAAGAGCTGTTAAAATTACGTGTTTTTATCGAAATGGTACGACTAATATTTACGCTAGGCCAATTAACGGCTTATCGATTTTATTTGATCTCGAGTCGCAAAAGGTTGCGAGGTTTATGGAccggtaccaaaccccgttgcctaAGGCTCAAGGTACGGAATTTCAACCGTCACGTCTAAAACCCGGTCCAATTTTCCCTAACGTGACAAATTCGAAATTAACCATACGTAATAATATGGTAACATGGGGTAATTGGAAATTCCACGTTGGATTTAATTCAAGAGCAGGGGTAATTATTTCGACAGCTTCGATTTATGATGTGAAGGAGAAAATTGATAGACGGGTTTTGTACCGGGGTCATGTGTCCGAGACGTTTGTGCCATATATGGATCCTACAGAGGATTGGTATTATAGGACGTTTATGGATTTGGGTGAATTCGGGTTTGGTAAATCAGCGGATACGCTTGCGCCTCTCGTCGATTGTCCGGGAAATGCCGAGTTTATGGATGGGTATTTGGTTGATGCTCTTGGACAACCTCAATTGCTTCCTAGAGCTATTTGTATTTTTGAAAGGTATTCTGGTGATGTTGCTTGGAAACACACTGAAATTGGTGTTCCTGGAAGAGTG ATACGAAGAGGGGAGCCAGAAGTCACATTGGTAGTCCGGTTGGTCGCTACCGTTGGAAACTATGATTACATTCTCGATTGGGAGTTCCGACAATCCGGTTCAATTACAGTCGGG GTTGGTCTAACAGGAGTATTAGAAATGAAGGCAACATCATACACATCAGTTAACCAAGTCGACGAAGAAATTTACGGTACCATGGTGGCTAAAAACACGATCGCAATTAACCACGACCATTTCGTGACATACTACCTAGACTTGGACGTCGACGGTGGCACCAATTCCTTTATGCAAGCCAAGCTCGAGTCGACTCGAGTCAAGGGACTACATACCCCTAGGAAAAGTTACTGGAGGGTAAAACAGGAAATTGCAAAAAGGGAGGCCGAAGCCAGAATACGCCTCGGATTGGAACCATCCGAGTTGATGGTAGTAAATCCTAATAAAAAGACTAATGTAGGTAATTATGTGGGGTACCGGTTGGTGACCGGACAATCGGGTTATTCGTTGTTGGCCGATAATGATTACCCCGAGAAACGGGCTGCTTATACAAAGTATCAGGTTTGGGTGACGCCGTATAGGAAGTCCGAGAGATGGGCCGGTGGGTTTTATGCTGATCAGAGTCATGGTGATGATGGGCTTGCGGTTTGGGCTCGAAG